The following coding sequences lie in one Deltaproteobacteria bacterium genomic window:
- a CDS encoding XdhC family protein: MQQRHVGSRGSATALDVARAIVEVLDGSAGVVAAVATVIERSGSAPQVVGARLVLRDDGQQIGTVGGGAIEAQVVDAARACLRDGRSRRVQAHLVRDLGMCCGGSMEVFVEFVQAQPRLFVIGAGHVAQALVPLAATAGFRVTVFDDREDLLEHPAFADVARDALDVDEIVEAVPDLGERDYVVIVTRDHARDEKALASLLARAHGYIGMIGSRRKVVAVLRRILHREQQLGRPAPDLSRVRAPIGLALGGRTPVEIAISIVAELIAARHGGDGQPMSTIGQLPAQLLGGAALDDEPAEGV, from the coding sequence GTGCAGCAGCGCCACGTCGGCAGTCGCGGCAGCGCGACCGCGCTGGACGTCGCCAGGGCGATCGTCGAGGTGCTCGACGGCAGTGCCGGTGTGGTGGCCGCGGTCGCCACGGTGATCGAGCGCTCGGGCTCCGCACCGCAGGTCGTGGGCGCCCGGCTGGTGTTGCGCGACGACGGCCAGCAGATCGGCACCGTCGGCGGCGGTGCGATCGAGGCTCAGGTCGTCGACGCCGCACGCGCGTGTCTCCGCGACGGCCGCAGCCGCCGCGTGCAGGCCCACCTCGTGCGTGACCTCGGCATGTGTTGTGGCGGCTCGATGGAGGTGTTCGTGGAGTTCGTGCAGGCGCAGCCGCGGCTGTTCGTGATCGGGGCGGGCCACGTCGCGCAGGCCCTGGTGCCGCTGGCGGCGACCGCCGGCTTCCGCGTGACGGTGTTCGACGATCGCGAGGATCTGCTCGAGCATCCTGCGTTCGCCGATGTCGCCCGTGATGCGCTCGACGTCGACGAGATCGTCGAGGCGGTGCCGGATCTCGGCGAGCGCGACTACGTCGTGATCGTCACCCGCGATCACGCCCGCGACGAGAAGGCGCTGGCGTCGTTGCTCGCGCGTGCGCACGGCTACATCGGCATGATCGGCAGTCGCCGCAAGGTCGTGGCGGTGCTGCGCCGCATCCTCCACCGCGAGCAGCAGCTCGGGCGACCCGCGCCCGATCTCTCTCGCGTGCGCGCGCCGATCGGGCTCGCTCTCGGCGGTCGAACGCCGGTCGAGATCGCGATCAGCATCGTCGCGGAGCTCATCGCCGCTCGCCACGGCGGCGACGGTCAGCCGATGAGCACGATCGGGCAGCTGCCGGCCCAGCTGCTCGGGGGTGCCGCACTCGACGACGAGCCCGCCGAGGGTGTGTGA
- a CDS encoding DNA adenine methylase codes for MIKYLGSKRLLLPQICEVIAALGQGATVLDAFAGTSRVGHALKARGLKVVANDHNAYAATLARCYVQADREDVLADATRLVQHYNRLPGRAGYFTETFCERSRFFQPRNGERIDAIREAIAVDGLAPELEAVMLTSLMEAADRVDSTTGVQMAYLKQWAPRAYNPLELRVPELLPRARGGKGHAHCRDALELAGDVEVDIAYLDPPYNQHKYLGNYHIWESLVRWDKPEVYGTACKRIDCRERTSAFNSKPNAAAAITGLVDRVRARFVVLSFNSDGYFTREGMETLLRGRGLVAVHEHDTKRYVGAQIGIYDPRGRKVGRVGALRNKEFLFVLDLRAAGAGASATSS; via the coding sequence GTGATCAAGTATCTCGGCTCGAAGCGGCTGTTGCTGCCGCAGATCTGCGAGGTCATCGCCGCGCTCGGCCAGGGCGCCACGGTGCTGGATGCGTTCGCCGGCACCTCGCGGGTCGGCCATGCACTCAAGGCCCGGGGCCTGAAGGTGGTGGCCAACGATCACAACGCCTATGCCGCCACGCTCGCGCGCTGCTACGTGCAGGCCGATCGCGAGGACGTGCTGGCCGACGCGACCCGGCTGGTGCAGCACTACAACCGGCTACCGGGACGCGCGGGCTACTTCACCGAGACCTTCTGCGAGCGCAGCCGCTTCTTCCAGCCCCGCAACGGCGAGCGCATCGACGCGATCCGCGAGGCCATCGCGGTCGACGGCCTCGCACCCGAGCTCGAGGCCGTGATGCTGACGTCCTTGATGGAGGCCGCCGACCGGGTCGACTCGACCACCGGCGTGCAGATGGCCTATCTCAAGCAGTGGGCGCCGCGGGCCTACAACCCGCTCGAGCTGCGGGTGCCCGAGCTGCTGCCGCGCGCCCGCGGTGGCAAGGGCCACGCGCACTGCCGCGATGCGCTCGAGCTCGCCGGTGACGTCGAGGTCGACATCGCCTACCTCGATCCGCCCTACAACCAGCACAAGTACCTCGGTAACTATCACATCTGGGAGTCGCTGGTGCGGTGGGACAAGCCCGAGGTCTACGGCACGGCGTGCAAGCGCATCGACTGTCGCGAGCGAACCTCGGCGTTCAACTCCAAGCCCAACGCCGCCGCGGCGATCACCGGTCTGGTCGATCGCGTGCGCGCGCGCTTCGTGGTGCTGTCGTTCAACAGCGACGGCTACTTCACGCGCGAAGGCATGGAGACGTTGCTGCGTGGTCGCGGCCTGGTTGCGGTGCACGAGCACGACACCAAGCGCTACGTCGGCGCTCAGATCGGCATCTACGACCCACGCGGACGCAAGGTCGGTCGCGTTGGCGCGCTGCGGAACAAGGAGTTCCTGTTCGTGCTCGATCTGCGAGCCGCGGGCGCCGGCGCGTCTGCGACGAGCTCGTGA
- a CDS encoding nucleotidyltransferase family protein — protein MIHALVLAAGAGERMGAAKPLLRWRDRSFVAHVVAAVRDGGCTRAWVVQGAWPLPVEELGDATVVAHPGWAAGPFTSLQAGVRAISTTPPGAVLVASIDRPHLRVQTVAALIEAWRREPAAIWQPFQAGRRGHPVLLPWSAAAHALVSPAVSLRELMAALPHPRRTLASDDPAVLDNIDTPEDLARLLAEDGSQG, from the coding sequence ATGATCCACGCGCTCGTCCTCGCCGCGGGTGCGGGCGAGCGCATGGGCGCGGCCAAGCCACTGTTGCGGTGGCGTGATCGCAGCTTCGTGGCCCACGTGGTTGCAGCCGTGCGCGACGGCGGCTGCACCCGTGCGTGGGTGGTGCAGGGCGCGTGGCCGCTGCCCGTCGAGGAGCTCGGCGACGCGACCGTCGTTGCGCATCCGGGGTGGGCGGCGGGGCCGTTCACGAGCCTGCAGGCGGGTGTGCGCGCGATCTCGACGACGCCGCCCGGGGCGGTGCTCGTGGCGAGCATCGATCGGCCGCACCTGCGTGTGCAGACGGTGGCGGCGTTGATCGAGGCATGGCGCCGCGAGCCCGCGGCGATCTGGCAGCCGTTCCAGGCCGGGCGGCGCGGCCACCCGGTGCTGTTGCCGTGGTCCGCGGCCGCACACGCGTTGGTGTCGCCGGCCGTGAGCCTGCGCGAGCTGATGGCCGCGCTGCCGCATCCGCGCCGCACGCTCGCATCGGACGACCCCGCGGTGCTCGACAACATCGACACCCCCGAGGACCTCGCGCGGCTGCTGGCCGAGGACGGCAGCCAGGGGTAG
- a CDS encoding enoyl-CoA hydratase/isomerase family protein: MDTSRFAALHPELDLDRKLLTLWLDHGKANEMGSEQLDAFTALCEVLEHDDRVMCLCTSSRRTSAKGKPIFISGANVTERVGWDDERVRAHVVRQRELMRRIRRLPLFHVVVPSGITLGWGTEYVLTGDYAIATPQASFALPETGLGIIPGARGTAELADLVGVAQALRLGCTGESIDATEAHRIALVQELAEDLAAACARVAAIALAVARRSPTAVAAFKQALLDGRGRPEPERLACEAAAYARTVETGEAAIGRANFAAIVAGSAPGWGPRR; encoded by the coding sequence GTGGACACCTCGCGCTTCGCCGCCCTGCATCCCGAGCTCGACCTCGATCGCAAGCTGCTGACGTTGTGGCTCGATCACGGCAAGGCCAACGAGATGGGCAGCGAGCAGCTCGACGCCTTCACCGCGTTGTGCGAGGTGCTCGAGCACGACGACCGTGTGATGTGCCTGTGCACGAGCAGCCGCCGCACGAGCGCCAAGGGCAAGCCGATTTTCATCAGCGGCGCCAACGTGACCGAGCGCGTCGGCTGGGACGACGAGCGCGTGCGCGCCCATGTCGTCCGTCAGCGCGAGCTCATGCGCCGCATCCGTCGACTCCCGCTCTTCCACGTGGTGGTGCCGAGCGGCATCACGCTCGGTTGGGGCACCGAGTACGTGCTCACCGGCGACTACGCGATCGCGACGCCCCAGGCGAGCTTCGCCCTGCCCGAGACCGGACTCGGCATCATCCCCGGTGCTCGGGGCACCGCGGAGCTGGCCGATCTCGTCGGCGTGGCGCAGGCGCTGCGGCTCGGCTGCACCGGCGAGTCGATCGACGCCACCGAGGCGCACCGCATCGCCTTGGTGCAGGAGCTCGCCGAGGATCTCGCGGCCGCTTGCGCACGCGTTGCAGCGATTGCGCTCGCCGTCGCCCGCCGATCGCCGACCGCGGTGGCCGCGTTCAAGCAGGCGCTCCTCGACGGCCGCGGCCGGCCCGAGCCCGAGCGGCTCGCGTGCGAGGCCGCCGCCTACGCGCGGACCGTGGAGACCGGGGAGGCCGCCATCGGGCGCGCCAACTTCGCGGCGATCGTCGCTGGATCCGCGCCGGGCTGGGGTCCCCGGCGGTGA
- a CDS encoding protein kinase — MTSEYQPEAEPLEGNAPERIARRYAVRRLLGRGGFGAVYEAYDELEDRVVALKLIRRDSPVGTRLAPPDSSHAQDSRIQQRRAVTRSFGTPGSLGPDNLAAAFKEEFRLLTQLHHPNLATVHDFGRCGDTDSFYFTQELVRGDDISGYLKGATRDQVVELFLQLARALDYIHALGLVHGDIKPSNVLVTRTEADGTPQAKLIDFGLARMLREPADSIPSPEAEDDESITVLGTPGFSAPEKIRGQLTDARSDIYSLAATLYAAIRGHRPFPGKSFREALRVQRDWRPELAGALLQPAGPVVAELIGRMLEPDPAKRPQSARAVVLELLRREAVQVRDRAQSEQERRDFARVLVEQLPFVDRAHYAELMLDKAADVLRPVGEGADPAASSATRLRGRLLRTIVVKAPEGMGKQRLLAELRREVQLGDGLFVEGSCWTNDTSAVGAFAAVIVQLATALGERSRVVTAYGELVRAARRRSLTESASDQITEFLVAAARERPYVLHVSNLSRAQEATRATFEQLCRAIDHAEAPLLLCGTTEPHSKVTPLLHALSRDQVSEVWSLRPFSEREMQLVLQGVLGDTPVLRELASMLDKLTGGHPLSFRETLRVLIEEGILIRDADTWTLRGASTAADELHKTLAQRSEARLDGLGVSGWEIASILYLLEAPIEERQLSQLSDLRPERFSRTLDRLEGEGLITRSASSGASVIQLAHESVREAVRGRYEDSLDETRLDLAARIEEFDSPEANFVYLRARLLDDASEGLEAIDALEQAVDRLLDAQQPQLAGQVLERLIARLRRHGRTTALDRLLRAQMKLLRHAAGALDDPRREAAHYEAGILVAELLGDFSAQAQFWLGLVDRYAGMANLDMDLTLERLEKASEAARHARDRVLELRIANRRTEVLLGAGEIEKAARWSRQAMEIVDLDEASPADKLHVIGVRLRCLSLSGQIGEARRLHDLGRPIAGDVPVLQRQSYLSGIAYLAVFGGDPGRAIPEIEDGVQEIRDANLPRLLLTPLHNLGDLRLRNEDLELAEDAFRECIRLAAAFGHDYHVHLNRGFLGYVLARRGSAEDGAVMLADAKNGMLTVHGEHVALQQLRLLDAEVAHMLGDSARARRELEEMLADFHTANELSLAHWAQEALARIERDLGTSFIETPAVVADDSDPEQDTVRTKPLR, encoded by the coding sequence ATGACGTCGGAGTACCAGCCCGAGGCCGAGCCGCTCGAGGGCAATGCGCCCGAGCGCATCGCGCGACGCTATGCGGTTCGTCGTCTGCTCGGTCGCGGCGGCTTCGGTGCGGTCTACGAGGCGTACGACGAGCTCGAAGACCGCGTCGTCGCGCTGAAGTTGATCCGCCGTGACAGTCCGGTCGGCACGCGGCTTGCGCCCCCCGACTCGAGTCACGCGCAGGACTCACGGATCCAGCAGCGTCGCGCCGTGACGCGGAGCTTCGGCACCCCGGGCTCGCTCGGCCCCGACAACCTCGCGGCGGCGTTCAAGGAAGAGTTCCGGCTGCTCACGCAGCTGCACCATCCCAACCTCGCGACGGTGCACGACTTCGGTCGCTGCGGCGATACCGACTCCTTCTACTTCACGCAGGAGCTGGTCCGCGGCGACGACATCTCGGGCTACCTGAAGGGGGCCACGCGCGACCAGGTCGTCGAGCTGTTCCTGCAGCTCGCGCGCGCGCTCGACTACATCCACGCGCTCGGGCTCGTGCACGGCGACATCAAGCCCTCGAACGTGCTGGTCACGCGCACCGAGGCCGACGGCACGCCGCAGGCCAAGCTCATCGACTTCGGGCTCGCCCGCATGTTGCGCGAGCCCGCCGACAGCATCCCCAGCCCCGAGGCCGAGGACGACGAGAGCATCACCGTGCTCGGGACGCCGGGCTTCTCGGCGCCAGAGAAGATCCGCGGTCAGCTCACCGACGCGCGCTCCGACATCTACTCGCTCGCGGCAACGCTCTACGCGGCCATCCGCGGTCATCGGCCGTTCCCCGGCAAGAGCTTCCGCGAGGCGTTGCGGGTCCAACGCGACTGGCGGCCCGAGCTCGCCGGCGCGCTGCTGCAGCCCGCCGGGCCGGTGGTCGCCGAGCTCATCGGTCGCATGCTCGAGCCCGATCCGGCCAAGCGCCCGCAGAGCGCCCGCGCGGTGGTGCTCGAGCTGCTGCGACGCGAGGCGGTGCAGGTCCGCGATCGCGCACAGAGCGAGCAGGAGCGCCGCGACTTCGCACGCGTGCTCGTCGAGCAGCTGCCGTTCGTCGATCGAGCGCACTACGCCGAGCTCATGCTCGACAAGGCCGCCGACGTGCTGCGCCCGGTCGGCGAGGGCGCCGACCCGGCAGCCTCGAGCGCGACCCGCCTGCGCGGCCGATTGCTGCGCACGATCGTCGTGAAGGCCCCCGAGGGCATGGGCAAGCAGCGACTGCTGGCCGAGCTGCGACGCGAGGTCCAGCTCGGCGACGGCCTGTTCGTCGAGGGCAGCTGCTGGACCAACGACACCTCGGCCGTCGGTGCCTTCGCCGCGGTGATCGTGCAGCTCGCGACCGCGCTGGGCGAGCGCTCGCGGGTCGTCACGGCCTACGGCGAGCTGGTTCGTGCCGCACGCCGACGGTCGCTGACCGAGTCGGCCAGCGATCAGATCACCGAGTTCCTGGTCGCCGCCGCGCGCGAGCGACCCTACGTCTTGCACGTGTCGAACCTGTCGCGCGCGCAGGAGGCCACGCGCGCGACCTTCGAGCAGCTGTGTCGCGCGATCGATCATGCCGAGGCGCCGCTGTTGCTGTGCGGCACCACCGAGCCACACAGCAAGGTCACGCCGTTGCTGCACGCGCTCAGCCGCGACCAGGTGTCCGAGGTGTGGAGCCTGCGGCCGTTCTCGGAGCGCGAGATGCAGCTGGTGCTGCAGGGAGTGCTCGGCGACACGCCGGTGCTGCGCGAGCTGGCGTCGATGCTGGACAAGCTGACCGGCGGCCATCCGCTGTCGTTCCGCGAGACCCTGCGCGTGCTGATCGAGGAGGGCATCCTCATCCGCGACGCCGACACCTGGACGCTGCGTGGCGCCTCGACGGCCGCCGACGAGCTGCACAAGACCCTCGCGCAGCGCTCGGAGGCGCGGCTCGATGGCCTCGGAGTGTCGGGCTGGGAGATCGCCAGCATCCTCTACCTGCTCGAGGCGCCGATCGAGGAGCGGCAGCTGTCGCAGCTGTCGGACCTGCGACCCGAGCGATTCTCGCGCACGCTCGACCGCCTCGAGGGCGAAGGCCTCATCACCCGCAGCGCGAGCTCGGGCGCGAGCGTCATCCAGCTCGCGCACGAGTCGGTGCGCGAGGCGGTGCGTGGGCGCTACGAGGACTCGCTCGACGAGACCCGGCTCGACCTCGCCGCGCGCATCGAGGAGTTCGACAGCCCGGAGGCCAACTTCGTGTATCTCCGGGCGCGCCTGCTCGACGACGCCTCCGAGGGGCTCGAGGCGATCGACGCGCTCGAACAGGCGGTCGATCGCCTGCTCGACGCGCAGCAGCCCCAGCTCGCTGGCCAGGTGCTCGAGCGGCTCATCGCGCGGCTTCGTCGCCACGGTCGCACCACCGCGCTCGACCGCCTGCTGCGGGCGCAGATGAAGCTGCTGCGCCACGCCGCCGGTGCGCTCGACGACCCGCGCCGCGAGGCCGCCCACTACGAGGCCGGCATCCTGGTCGCCGAGCTGCTGGGCGACTTCTCGGCGCAGGCGCAGTTCTGGCTGGGCCTGGTCGATCGCTACGCCGGCATGGCGAACCTCGACATGGACCTCACGCTCGAGCGGCTCGAGAAGGCCTCCGAGGCCGCGCGTCATGCCCGTGATCGCGTGCTCGAGCTGCGCATCGCCAACCGACGCACCGAGGTGTTGCTCGGCGCGGGCGAGATCGAGAAGGCTGCACGGTGGAGCCGACAGGCGATGGAGATCGTCGACCTCGACGAGGCCTCGCCCGCCGACAAGCTGCACGTCATCGGCGTGCGCCTGCGCTGTCTGTCGTTGTCGGGCCAGATCGGCGAGGCCCGGCGACTGCACGACCTCGGGCGGCCGATCGCCGGTGACGTGCCCGTGCTGCAGCGACAGAGCTACCTGTCGGGCATCGCCTACCTGGCGGTGTTCGGTGGGGATCCCGGCCGTGCAATCCCCGAGATCGAGGATGGCGTGCAGGAGATCCGCGACGCCAACCTGCCGCGCCTGCTGCTGACACCGCTGCACAACCTCGGCGACCTGCGGCTGCGCAACGAGGACCTCGAGCTCGCCGAGGACGCGTTTCGCGAGTGCATCCGCCTGGCGGCCGCGTTCGGCCACGACTACCACGTGCACCTCAACCGCGGATTCCTGGGCTACGTGCTCGCGCGCCGTGGCAGCGCCGAAGACGGCGCCGTCATGCTCGCCGACGCCAAGAACGGCATGCTCACCGTCCACGGCGAGCACGTCGCGTTGCAGCAGCTGCGCCTGTTGGACGCCGAGGTCGCACACATGCTCGGCGACAGCGCGCGGGCCCGTCGCGAGCTCGAGGAGATGCTCGCGGACTTCCACACCGCCAACGAGCTGAGCCTCGCGCACTGGGCCCAAGAGGCGCTGGCCCGCATCGAGCGGGATCTGGGCACGAGCTTCATCGAGACGCCTGCCGTGGTCGCGGACGATTCCGACCCGGAGCAGGACACCGTGCGGACCAAGCCGCTGCGGTGA
- a CDS encoding serine/threonine protein kinase, whose product MTAALATLHPDLQDLVGRTIAERYRIDALLGVGGMGAVFRAHHLGLHRDVAIKLLHPSLCRDPEISSRFDREARSASRLDHPNCLQVTDFGTTEQDMKFMVMQLLDGRELSRVLGKPLSATRALALTLQICRGLEHAHAQGVVHRDVKPENVFITRDHDGNETLKLVDFGIAKIVGAGSGGEGHRTRAGLIFGTPAYMSPEQAAGLEADERADLYSLGIILYEMLAGRPPFVSDDPVALVRMQVGADPPQLPGDVPPMVAAIVERMLAKQREHRFQSAKELRDTIEGTLAILRSDLTPSAEMPMLPMIGSAPIRTVSFDRVATVPPPQRVAPVPRRRRVLVGVGAGALALGTLWALGANDDAPVELEGAVGTTESVPDDLDEDPAVTVLAEAGPTAEEIAEIDALLAAGKADDADKLLSRLRDRFPKDAQLSWRHGKVLATRKTKRAQALAAYGDAIEIDPTLLDSPVFSGELRKLMKTAALRDDALDLAVHQMGHYGHPFLLELVNSEKPPLSYDKRHRALDELATRPEDLALVDHRLNMALDLMQAEQSLTPCQSYREALATIDSQPEVYFVPRVQKAPVPKPVAESAVGYEPPPACDGLDVARQSTLDRLLALTATGDTDGEIVIDDTQAPAPAPKPAPAKPRSSKKSTKKKADDCDRLRGVLKKKCWQK is encoded by the coding sequence ATGACCGCTGCGCTCGCGACTCTCCACCCGGATCTGCAGGATCTGGTGGGTCGAACGATCGCCGAACGTTACCGCATCGATGCCCTGCTCGGGGTCGGCGGTATGGGGGCGGTGTTCCGGGCGCATCACCTCGGGCTGCATCGCGACGTCGCAATCAAGCTGCTGCACCCATCGCTGTGTCGCGACCCCGAGATCTCGTCGCGATTCGATCGCGAGGCCCGCTCGGCGTCGCGGCTCGACCATCCGAACTGCCTGCAGGTGACCGACTTCGGCACCACGGAGCAGGACATGAAGTTCATGGTGATGCAGCTGCTCGATGGTCGCGAGCTCTCGCGCGTGCTCGGCAAGCCGCTGTCGGCCACGCGCGCGCTGGCGCTGACGCTGCAGATCTGTCGCGGGCTCGAGCACGCCCACGCGCAGGGCGTCGTGCATCGCGACGTCAAGCCCGAGAACGTGTTCATCACCCGTGATCACGACGGCAACGAGACCCTCAAGCTGGTCGACTTCGGCATCGCGAAGATCGTCGGTGCGGGCAGCGGTGGCGAGGGGCATCGCACCCGCGCCGGCCTCATCTTCGGCACGCCGGCGTACATGAGCCCGGAGCAGGCCGCCGGGCTCGAGGCCGACGAGCGCGCCGATCTCTACTCGCTGGGCATCATCCTCTACGAGATGCTCGCCGGGCGTCCGCCGTTCGTCTCGGACGATCCGGTCGCGCTCGTGCGCATGCAGGTCGGGGCCGATCCACCGCAGCTGCCGGGCGACGTGCCGCCGATGGTGGCCGCGATCGTGGAGCGGATGCTGGCGAAGCAACGCGAGCACCGCTTCCAGAGCGCGAAGGAGCTGCGCGACACCATCGAGGGCACGCTGGCGATCCTGCGCTCGGACCTCACGCCCTCCGCCGAGATGCCGATGTTGCCGATGATCGGCAGCGCGCCGATTCGAACCGTGTCGTTCGACCGCGTGGCCACGGTACCGCCGCCACAGCGCGTCGCGCCGGTGCCTCGGCGGCGGCGCGTGCTGGTGGGCGTCGGTGCCGGCGCACTCGCGCTGGGTACGTTGTGGGCGCTGGGCGCAAACGATGACGCGCCCGTCGAGCTCGAAGGCGCGGTCGGCACCACCGAGAGCGTGCCGGACGATCTCGACGAGGACCCCGCCGTCACCGTGCTCGCCGAGGCCGGGCCGACCGCCGAAGAAATCGCCGAGATCGATGCGTTGCTCGCCGCGGGCAAGGCCGACGACGCCGACAAGCTGCTGTCGCGCCTGCGTGATCGATTCCCCAAGGACGCGCAGCTCAGCTGGCGGCACGGTAAGGTGCTGGCCACGCGCAAGACCAAGCGCGCGCAGGCGCTGGCGGCCTATGGCGACGCGATCGAGATCGACCCCACGCTGCTCGACAGTCCGGTGTTCTCCGGTGAGCTGCGCAAGCTGATGAAGACCGCGGCGCTGCGCGACGATGCGCTCGATCTCGCGGTCCATCAGATGGGTCACTACGGCCACCCATTCCTGCTGGAGCTGGTGAACTCGGAGAAGCCACCGCTGTCCTACGACAAGCGCCACCGCGCGCTCGACGAGCTCGCGACGCGACCCGAGGACCTCGCGCTGGTCGATCACCGGCTCAACATGGCGCTCGACCTCATGCAGGCCGAGCAGTCGCTGACGCCGTGCCAGTCGTACCGCGAGGCGCTCGCGACGATCGACTCGCAGCCGGAGGTCTACTTCGTGCCGCGGGTGCAGAAGGCTCCCGTGCCCAAGCCGGTGGCCGAGAGTGCGGTCGGTTACGAGCCACCCCCGGCCTGCGACGGGCTCGACGTCGCCCGCCAGAGCACGCTCGATCGCCTCCTCGCGCTGACGGCCACGGGCGACACCGACGGCGAGATCGTCATCGACGACACCCAGGCACCCGCACCCGCACCCAAGCCCGCGCCGGCCAAGCCCCGCAGCAGCAAGAAGTCGACCAAGAAGAAAGCCGACGACTGCGATCGGCTGCGCGGCGTGCTGAAGAAGAAGTGCTGGCAGAAGTGA
- a CDS encoding Maf family protein, with product MVLASTSRYRRSLVERLGVPFAAMAPDFDERAHDDAFERLGPHAFALQLARGKAASVARALVAAAGTSVGASATPADDADVCPRADGGRWILAADQLALLPAGADAPARLLHKPGTPVAAVEQLMTLAGREHRLVTAIVLRGHDGTEHHGVDEVVLHMRAFGRAEAEAYVDACAPLDCAGSYRVEDRGITLFRAIDGADPTSIMGLPLLLTASLLRRAGLLPGP from the coding sequence CTGGTCCTGGCCTCGACCTCGCGGTACCGCCGATCGCTGGTCGAGCGCCTCGGGGTCCCGTTCGCCGCGATGGCGCCGGACTTCGACGAGCGGGCCCACGACGACGCGTTCGAGCGCCTCGGACCCCACGCGTTCGCGCTGCAGCTCGCGCGAGGCAAGGCCGCGTCGGTCGCCCGTGCGCTCGTGGCCGCCGCGGGAACCTCGGTGGGCGCGTCGGCAACACCCGCCGACGACGCGGACGTGTGTCCGCGCGCCGATGGCGGGCGCTGGATCCTCGCGGCCGACCAGCTCGCGCTGTTGCCCGCCGGCGCCGACGCGCCCGCGCGGCTGCTGCACAAGCCGGGCACGCCGGTGGCGGCGGTGGAACAGCTGATGACGCTGGCCGGGCGTGAGCACCGTCTGGTGACGGCGATCGTCCTGCGTGGTCACGACGGCACCGAGCACCACGGCGTCGACGAGGTCGTGCTGCACATGCGCGCGTTCGGCCGCGCCGAGGCCGAGGCCTACGTGGACGCGTGCGCGCCGCTCGATTGCGCAGGCTCGTACCGGGTCGAGGACCGGGGAATCACGCTCTTTCGCGCGATCGACGGCGCCGACCCGACGAGCATCATGGGCTTGCCGCTGCTGCTCACCGCGAGCCTGCTCCGCCGCGCCGGGCTCCTGCCCGGGCCGTGA